One window of Methanobacterium alkalithermotolerans genomic DNA carries:
- a CDS encoding M48 family metallopeptidase, producing MDPIYKSIAANKRWTYLFFSFYAILLAIIGYSIGLYFNSITLGLFIAGIIFALALVVSYYGGQSVITSMAGAREVSKQEEPYLYNTVEALSIAAGLPLPKLYLIDTDVPNAFAAGRNPENASITVTTGLMERLDRLELEGVIAHEMAHIRNYDVLLATVAVVLAGTIVFLGYMARYSAYGGLFRGRDRGGSAGIIFLILTLVLIILAPLFAQLLKFAISRKREFLADATGADLTGYPEGLASALEKISTMQKPKSKIQNTALNGIYIINPAIGANTVSNLFSTHPPTEERVRKLREMEF from the coding sequence ATGGATCCTATTTATAAAAGTATCGCAGCTAATAAAAGATGGACCTATCTTTTCTTTTCTTTTTACGCTATCTTACTTGCTATAATAGGATATTCAATCGGATTATACTTTAATTCCATTACCCTGGGCCTTTTTATTGCTGGTATAATTTTTGCCCTTGCTCTTGTGGTGAGCTACTATGGAGGACAAAGTGTAATTACCAGTATGGCCGGTGCAAGGGAGGTATCCAAACAGGAAGAACCTTACCTTTATAACACTGTAGAAGCTTTGAGTATAGCAGCTGGTCTTCCCCTGCCCAAGTTATACCTGATAGACACTGATGTGCCCAATGCTTTTGCTGCGGGTCGTAATCCTGAAAATGCCAGCATCACAGTTACCACGGGTTTAATGGAACGACTGGACCGTCTGGAGCTGGAAGGGGTTATAGCTCATGAGATGGCACACATAAGAAATTATGATGTTCTACTTGCTACAGTAGCAGTTGTTTTAGCAGGGACCATTGTATTCTTAGGATATATGGCCCGTTATTCTGCTTATGGAGGTTTATTTCGAGGAAGGGATCGTGGAGGCTCAGCCGGGATAATATTTTTAATTCTTACCCTGGTTCTAATTATCCTGGCTCCACTATTTGCACAACTACTCAAATTTGCAATCTCCCGTAAACGGGAGTTCCTGGCAGATGCTACTGGAGCGGATCTCACCGGATACCCGGAGGGATTGGCCAGTGCTCTGGAGAAAATTAGTACCATGCAAAAACCCAAAAGTAAAATTCAAAACACAGCTCTTAATGGTATTTATATTATAAATCCAGCCATCGGCGCTAATACAGTCAGTAATCTTTTTTCTACTCATCCTCCCACCGAGGAGAGAGTCAGAAAACTACGTGAAATGGAGTTTTAA
- the uppP gene encoding undecaprenyl-diphosphatase UppP: protein MDVIQAIIIGIVQGLTEFLPISSSAHLVFITNILGVQESLAFDTMLHLASLVAVVSYFRKDLLHMVRSFLSSLKDLPRGEFKKGIQEDPFKRLAWLILFGTIPAGLMGLLFKDFFESLFTNLLAVGFFLIVTGLLLWGSERVSTGDRSVKDMGLKTSLIIGIAQGCAIAPGISRSGATISAGLFLGLERELAARYSFLLSIPIIIAAGLIQVQEIGSVLDNNAAAFIAGFIASAVAAYLAIKLLLKIIKERSLMMFAYYCWIVGLLTIIFSILY from the coding sequence ATGGATGTTATACAGGCAATAATTATTGGAATAGTTCAGGGACTAACAGAATTTCTCCCTATAAGCAGTTCAGCTCATTTAGTATTTATAACAAATATTTTAGGAGTTCAGGAATCTCTGGCCTTTGATACCATGCTGCATCTGGCCAGTCTGGTAGCGGTGGTGAGCTATTTCCGTAAGGACCTTTTACATATGGTTCGGTCTTTCTTATCCAGCTTAAAGGACCTGCCCCGGGGTGAATTTAAAAAAGGAATTCAGGAAGATCCCTTTAAAAGATTAGCCTGGCTTATACTCTTCGGTACCATACCGGCGGGATTAATGGGACTATTATTTAAAGACTTCTTTGAATCTTTATTTACTAATTTACTTGCTGTAGGATTTTTTTTAATAGTAACTGGTTTGCTGCTCTGGGGTTCAGAGAGAGTCAGTACCGGGGATAGATCTGTGAAAGATATGGGCTTAAAAACTTCACTGATAATAGGTATTGCCCAGGGATGTGCTATTGCTCCAGGGATTTCCCGATCCGGTGCCACCATATCCGCAGGCCTATTTTTAGGCCTAGAAAGGGAATTAGCAGCCCGTTACAGTTTTTTACTATCCATACCTATTATCATAGCTGCCGGGCTAATACAGGTACAGGAAATTGGTTCAGTTTTGGATAATAATGCCGCGGCTTTTATTGCCGGTTTTATTGCCTCGGCAGTGGCAGCCTATCTGGCTATAAAATTATTGTTAAAAATAATTAAAGAAAGAAGTTTAATGATGTTCGCCTATTACTGCTGGATAGTAGGGCTCTTGACTATAATATTTAGCATCTTATATTAA
- a CDS encoding EFR1 family ferrodoxin (N-terminal region resembles flavodoxins. C-terminal ferrodoxin region binds two 4Fe-4S clusters.) — protein MINDKIDFYYFSGTGNTYLVVHKMKEVWEKHGLKVNLFPLENSNPEKINLNNVIGLGFPVAEQSTYHFVWDFIKRLPESPGTAIFMVDTMGSFSGGIVGPLKKLLTGKGYHPLGACEIIMPSNIFYIAPEKKCQEKIEKGLLKAEHYALSLLKGTARWGRVPLISDAMYLASIFGLALTRSRINQNLLPLTTYYDLCQKCRICVKLCPVGNRKIEKNEYPQHGLKCEYCLRCASFCPYNAIKCPFNYKGKTYKAVEARVFLERK, from the coding sequence ATGATAAATGATAAAATTGATTTTTACTACTTTTCAGGAACAGGTAACACCTATCTCGTGGTGCATAAGATGAAGGAGGTTTGGGAAAAGCATGGCTTAAAAGTTAATTTATTTCCCCTGGAAAATTCAAATCCAGAAAAGATAAATCTAAACAATGTAATTGGTCTTGGTTTTCCTGTTGCAGAACAATCAACCTACCATTTTGTATGGGATTTTATTAAAAGACTTCCAGAATCCCCAGGAACAGCCATATTTATGGTAGATACCATGGGAAGTTTTTCAGGAGGTATAGTTGGACCCCTCAAAAAACTACTTACCGGGAAAGGATACCATCCCCTGGGGGCCTGTGAGATTATCATGCCCTCCAATATATTCTACATAGCCCCGGAGAAAAAATGCCAGGAAAAAATTGAAAAGGGTCTCTTAAAAGCAGAACATTATGCCCTGAGTCTTTTAAAGGGAACTGCAAGATGGGGAAGAGTACCTCTTATTAGTGATGCCATGTACCTGGCTTCCATCTTTGGTCTGGCCCTAACCCGAAGTAGAATAAATCAGAACCTGCTACCTCTTACCACCTATTATGATTTGTGTCAAAAATGCAGGATATGTGTTAAATTATGTCCCGTGGGTAACCGGAAAATAGAAAAAAATGAATATCCTCAACACGGTCTTAAATGCGAATACTGTTTAAGATGTGCTTCTTTTTGTCCATATAACGCCATAAAATGTCCTTTTAATTATAAGGGAAAAACTTACAAGGCTGTGGAAGCTCGCGTGTTTTTAGAACGAAAATAA
- a CDS encoding branched-chain-amino-acid transaminase, translating into MAWDKNGKIWFNGEQVGWKNANIHVLSHVVHYGSSVFEGIRCYHNKQGSAVFRLEEHVERLFDSARIYRMEIPYTPAEISQAIRETIKTNGLKECYIRPVVFRGQGELGVNPLNSPLEVVIAAWKWGSYLGQEALEVGVDVGVSTWRRMAPDTLPNMAKAGANYMNSQLVKMEALENGYDEGILLDYQGMISEGSGENIFLIKDEVIYTPPLASSLLKGITRDSVIILAREMDLEVREEQMPREMLYVADEIFLTGTAAEVTPIRSVDRINVGSGGRGPVTEKLQQAFFQILRAEVDDRWGWLTYLE; encoded by the coding sequence ATGGCCTGGGATAAAAATGGAAAAATTTGGTTTAATGGAGAGCAAGTAGGTTGGAAAAACGCAAATATACATGTTCTATCACATGTGGTTCATTATGGTTCCAGTGTATTTGAAGGAATACGCTGCTACCACAATAAACAGGGTTCAGCAGTTTTCCGTCTTGAGGAGCATGTAGAAAGATTATTTGATTCTGCCCGGATCTACCGTATGGAAATTCCTTATACTCCCGCTGAAATATCTCAGGCAATAAGGGAAACCATTAAAACCAATGGTTTAAAGGAGTGCTATATCCGTCCTGTGGTATTTAGAGGTCAAGGGGAATTAGGAGTTAACCCTTTAAATAGTCCTCTGGAAGTGGTGATTGCTGCCTGGAAATGGGGCAGTTACCTGGGACAGGAAGCACTGGAAGTAGGAGTGGATGTGGGTGTTTCCACCTGGAGGCGTATGGCTCCAGATACACTGCCCAATATGGCCAAAGCAGGGGCCAACTACATGAATTCCCAGCTGGTTAAAATGGAAGCACTGGAAAATGGATATGATGAAGGAATATTACTGGACTACCAGGGTATGATTAGTGAAGGTAGTGGAGAAAATATATTTTTAATAAAAGATGAGGTTATCTACACTCCGCCACTTGCTTCTTCTCTTTTAAAGGGTATAACCCGTGATTCCGTGATTATTCTGGCCAGAGAAATGGATTTAGAAGTAAGGGAAGAGCAGATGCCCCGGGAAATGTTATATGTGGCTGATGAAATTTTCTTAACTGGTACTGCAGCAGAAGTAACCCCTATAAGGTCTGTGGATAGAATAAATGTGGGTTCTGGTGGGAGGGGGCCTGTGACAGAGAAGTTGCAACAGGCTTTCTTCCAGATACTCCGTGCTGAAGTGGATGATCGTTGGGGATGGTTAACTTACCTGGAGTGA
- a CDS encoding methanogenesis marker 12 protein translates to MVFVGMDHGTTGVSFTILPSEDEKQVEHFKISREVLSTGEVSALEELSSRVPLDKIKLMAITYAMGDGINTIQPLEMVEKRGIISIGGAGKVTGGGTLVYGELENSGVPILLIPGLHKNTPCMDPRFKAAYSHHASAEKVSIAYNAYLESGWENMIVADISSNTVTLLVEKCKIRGAMDACIGAMGLVHGPLDLEMLRSIDDGHRTANDCFSHAGAVKIAGVDTTVSQVKEEILEKFQAGDDSAILALDTMIMTIVMEIWGLLGIAQKVDGVVLTGSIGALQEPVNFYGALKDYLEEVIPVIHIPPTSGSMGSAQIARDIYNGQKEILGIKVEGYYP, encoded by the coding sequence TTGGTATTTGTAGGAATGGATCACGGCACTACCGGAGTATCCTTTACCATTCTACCTTCTGAAGATGAAAAGCAGGTAGAACACTTTAAAATCAGTCGTGAAGTACTCTCTACCGGTGAAGTATCTGCCCTGGAAGAACTATCCTCCCGGGTACCCCTGGATAAAATTAAGCTCATGGCCATCACCTATGCCATGGGAGATGGTATTAACACCATACAACCCCTGGAAATGGTGGAAAAAAGAGGAATTATATCCATTGGTGGTGCAGGCAAGGTTACCGGGGGAGGTACCCTGGTTTATGGTGAACTGGAAAACTCAGGAGTTCCTATTCTGCTTATACCGGGATTGCATAAAAACACCCCCTGTATGGATCCTCGTTTTAAGGCAGCTTATTCCCATCATGCCAGTGCAGAAAAGGTAAGTATTGCCTATAATGCCTATCTGGAAAGTGGATGGGAAAACATGATTGTGGCCGATATCAGTTCTAATACCGTTACCCTTTTAGTGGAAAAATGTAAAATCAGAGGAGCTATGGATGCCTGTATAGGAGCTATGGGGCTGGTGCATGGTCCTCTGGATCTGGAAATGTTAAGAAGTATTGATGATGGACATCGAACCGCTAATGATTGCTTTTCCCATGCAGGAGCAGTGAAAATTGCAGGAGTGGACACCACCGTTTCCCAGGTTAAAGAGGAAATACTGGAAAAATTCCAGGCCGGGGATGATTCCGCCATCCTGGCACTGGATACCATGATCATGACGATCGTCATGGAGATATGGGGATTGTTGGGTATTGCCCAGAAAGTGGACGGGGTGGTACTCACCGGTTCTATAGGTGCCCTGCAGGAACCTGTAAATTTTTATGGTGCCCTCAAGGATTACCTGGAAGAAGTGATACCAGTAATACACATTCCCCCTACTTCCGGTTCCATGGGCAGTGCCCAGATTGCTCGTGATATCTATAATGGCCAAAAAGAAATTTTAGGGATTAAAGTTGAGGGATATTATCCCTGA
- a CDS encoding restriction endonuclease, protein MGNLQKNRLVEFIAKIMEESGFKVYKDFRTSRHLIDIYGILPTVLGDFGVVVSCKNYDEKWNVGLDILKEMEMVAKTLKASKVVIVTTSAYSSQAVNYAARRNIKLIDRDGLLKLAQKFSKRSPEMMVEEEYGEEEYEGAEISYNPPESSRSSFFHSDSKGSLNRKRDQFKTEWWPLIQGILSNTIVLILLVIGLSYLLANLIGYFITLNSSTLGIIKILLSVVLSYGLVFLLDRKGALILVKGTTVFFVSLLALIIQIIFL, encoded by the coding sequence GTGGGTAACTTGCAAAAAAACAGATTGGTTGAATTCATAGCAAAGATAATGGAGGAATCTGGCTTTAAAGTCTACAAAGACTTTAGAACTTCAAGGCATCTTATAGATATTTATGGTATTCTACCTACCGTGCTGGGGGATTTTGGAGTAGTAGTGTCCTGTAAAAACTATGATGAAAAGTGGAATGTGGGTTTAGACATCTTAAAAGAAATGGAAATGGTGGCAAAGACATTAAAGGCCTCCAAAGTAGTAATTGTGACCACTTCCGCTTACAGTTCCCAGGCTGTAAATTATGCTGCCCGTAGAAATATTAAGCTTATTGATAGGGATGGTTTATTGAAACTGGCCCAGAAATTCTCTAAAAGATCACCAGAAATGATGGTCGAAGAGGAATATGGTGAGGAAGAATATGAAGGAGCTGAAATTTCATATAATCCCCCAGAATCTTCCAGAAGTTCGTTTTTCCACAGTGATTCTAAAGGATCCCTCAATAGAAAACGTGATCAGTTTAAAACTGAGTGGTGGCCCCTTATACAGGGTATACTCAGTAACACTATTGTCTTAATTTTACTGGTAATCGGGCTTTCCTATCTACTGGCCAATTTAATAGGGTATTTCATAACATTAAATAGCAGCACTTTGGGTATAATAAAAATACTGCTCAGTGTGGTTTTATCCTATGGACTGGTATTTTTACTGGATAGAAAAGGGGCCTTAATACTGGTTAAAGGAACCACTGTATTTTTTGTATCATTGCTGGCCTTGATAATTCAAATTATATTCCTGTAA
- a CDS encoding LemA family protein, giving the protein MDISYIILAILILIIVYLTYSYNRLIKTRNMVDTAYSNIDTLLQKRFDLVPNLVSTVKGYMKHERELLETVTRARSDWMNASTIQENAGADNIAKEALKSIFAVAENYPDLKANQNFLLLQEELVGIENKIAYARQRYNRTVLDLNNAIQQFPTNLIAHFFRFQSREFFEVESLKAREVPQVKYDGDE; this is encoded by the coding sequence ATGGACATTTCGTATATTATACTGGCAATACTAATCCTAATAATTGTTTACTTAACTTATAGTTACAATCGCCTTATAAAAACGCGAAACATGGTTGATACTGCTTATTCAAATATTGACACTCTCTTACAAAAGCGTTTTGACCTGGTTCCCAATCTGGTGAGCACAGTTAAAGGGTATATGAAGCATGAGCGTGAACTTCTGGAAACTGTCACCAGGGCTAGAAGTGACTGGATGAATGCTTCCACTATACAGGAAAACGCAGGAGCAGATAATATTGCAAAAGAAGCCCTTAAATCTATTTTTGCTGTGGCAGAAAATTATCCGGACCTTAAAGCTAACCAGAATTTCTTATTACTCCAGGAAGAACTGGTGGGAATAGAAAATAAAATAGCCTATGCCCGACAACGCTATAACCGAACTGTTCTGGATTTAAATAATGCCATTCAACAGTTTCCAACTAATCTGATTGCCCACTTTTTCCGATTCCAGAGCAGGGAATTTTTTGAAGTTGAATCACTAAAAGCACGGGAAGTCCCCCAGGTAAAATATGATGGTGATGAATAA
- the surE gene encoding 5'/3'-nucleotidase SurE: protein MQILITNDDGVNSSGIIATRKSVEGLGEISVVAPATQQSGIGHALTLFEPIRVTDTNLRDGSRAFSVSGTPTDAVIIWIFELAQKKPDLVISGINVGENLGKSELTTSGTIGATMEAATHKIPSLAVSLQVTRGDIKFHDGHVDIDFSFAQKITRKVVKQIIKKGMPQGVDFMNLNIPAHPESDEIVITRLGERMYKAHIQKRLDPRGRPYYWLDGDPVEDDKKGTDVHTLKVENKPSLTPLTLDCTYPLEINNWME, encoded by the coding sequence ATGCAAATTTTGATAACCAACGATGATGGAGTAAATTCGTCCGGGATTATTGCCACCAGAAAATCAGTGGAAGGTTTAGGGGAAATATCAGTGGTAGCTCCTGCCACACAGCAAAGTGGAATAGGTCATGCACTTACCCTTTTTGAGCCTATAAGGGTTACAGATACTAATTTAAGGGATGGAAGCAGGGCTTTCTCAGTTTCAGGAACACCAACTGATGCGGTTATTATCTGGATCTTTGAATTAGCACAAAAAAAGCCAGATTTAGTTATATCTGGAATCAATGTAGGGGAAAATCTTGGAAAATCTGAATTAACTACTTCGGGAACAATAGGGGCTACCATGGAGGCGGCAACACATAAAATACCTTCCCTGGCAGTATCCTTACAGGTTACCCGGGGAGATATTAAATTCCATGATGGGCATGTGGATATCGACTTTTCCTTTGCCCAGAAAATAACCCGTAAGGTGGTTAAGCAGATTATAAAAAAGGGCATGCCTCAGGGCGTTGATTTCATGAATTTAAATATACCTGCCCATCCGGAAAGTGATGAAATTGTAATCACCCGGCTGGGGGAGAGAATGTACAAGGCTCACATCCAAAAGCGTCTTGATCCCCGTGGTAGGCCTTATTACTGGTTAGATGGTGATCCCGTTGAAGATGATAAGAAAGGAACCGATGTGCATACTCTTAAAGTTGAAAATAAGCCCAGCTTAACTCCACTTACTCTGGACTGTACCTACCCTCTGGAAATAAATAACTGGATGGAATAA
- the ilvC gene encoding ketol-acid reductoisomerase, whose product MKIYYEKDVDAQVLADKTIAVIGYGSQGMAQSRNMADSGLNVVVGLREGGSSWQAAHDDGMKVMTIEDASKVADIIHILIPDEIQSAVFEQSIKPYLEEGNTLSFSHGYNIHFGYIKVPGNVNVTMIAPKGPGAMVRKTYLEGFGIPGLVAVEQDFTGNARDMALAMGKGCGLARAGILETTFQEETETDLFGEQAVLCGGVTELIKAGFKTLVDAGYQPEVAYFETCHELKLIVDLIYEKGFAGMWHDVSNTAEFGGLSRRSRIITSETQEEMARILKEIQEGKFAREWALENQAGNPMLKRMRDIESELQIEKKGSKLRKLCGLEK is encoded by the coding sequence ATGAAGATATATTATGAAAAAGATGTAGATGCACAGGTTTTAGCAGATAAAACTATTGCAGTAATCGGATATGGTAGTCAAGGGATGGCCCAGTCTCGAAATATGGCCGATAGTGGTTTAAATGTTGTGGTTGGATTAAGAGAAGGTGGTAGTTCCTGGCAGGCAGCCCATGACGATGGTATGAAGGTCATGACTATAGAAGACGCATCAAAAGTAGCGGATATCATCCATATCCTTATCCCAGATGAAATACAGTCTGCGGTATTTGAACAATCCATAAAGCCATATTTAGAAGAAGGTAACACCCTATCATTTTCCCATGGATACAACATCCATTTTGGATACATTAAGGTCCCTGGAAATGTGAATGTGACCATGATTGCTCCTAAAGGTCCCGGGGCCATGGTTCGTAAGACCTACCTGGAAGGGTTTGGAATCCCGGGTCTGGTTGCTGTAGAACAGGATTTCACTGGAAATGCTCGAGACATGGCTTTAGCCATGGGTAAAGGCTGCGGACTGGCCAGAGCAGGCATATTAGAAACCACTTTCCAGGAAGAAACCGAAACTGATCTCTTTGGAGAGCAGGCAGTGTTATGTGGAGGGGTAACTGAACTCATTAAGGCCGGATTTAAAACCCTGGTAGATGCTGGTTACCAACCAGAAGTGGCTTACTTTGAAACCTGCCATGAATTAAAGCTAATTGTGGATTTGATTTATGAAAAAGGATTTGCCGGAATGTGGCACGATGTAAGTAACACCGCCGAGTTTGGAGGATTAAGCCGACGTTCTAGAATCATAACTTCTGAAACCCAGGAGGAAATGGCCCGGATATTAAAAGAAATTCAGGAAGGTAAATTTGCCCGGGAATGGGCCCTGGAAAATCAGGCCGGAAATCCTATGCTTAAGAGAATGAGGGACATTGAAAGCGAACTTCAGATTGAAAAGAAGGGCTCCAAGCTAAGAAAACTCTGCGGACTGGAAAAATAA
- the ilvN gene encoding acetolactate synthase small subunit, whose protein sequence is MDERTHIISALVEHKPGVLQRVAGLFTRRGFNIDTITVGESEKEKLARMTIIAQGDDKVLEQITKQLNKLVDVIKVRDLEMESTVKRELCLIKVHAPQEKVRSEVIQYASIFRGRIIDVSPETLTVEITGDPEKIQALIDLLKNFGIKELARTGPTAISRGIKTI, encoded by the coding sequence ATGGATGAAAGAACTCATATCATCAGTGCCCTGGTAGAACACAAGCCGGGTGTTTTACAACGTGTGGCTGGATTATTTACCCGTAGAGGATTTAACATAGATACCATAACTGTAGGAGAATCAGAAAAAGAAAAACTGGCCCGTATGACCATCATTGCCCAGGGTGATGACAAGGTGCTGGAACAAATCACCAAGCAATTAAATAAACTGGTTGATGTGATAAAAGTCCGAGATCTGGAAATGGAAAGTACGGTTAAAAGGGAACTGTGCCTTATTAAAGTGCACGCTCCCCAGGAAAAAGTTCGCTCCGAGGTTATTCAGTATGCCAGTATTTTCCGGGGGCGAATCATAGATGTGAGCCCGGAAACCCTGACCGTGGAAATTACCGGAGACCCGGAAAAAATCCAGGCCCTTATTGATCTATTAAAGAATTTTGGAATTAAAGAACTGGCACGTACAGGGCCTACTGCCATTTCAAGGGGTATTAAAACCATTTGA
- a CDS encoding LSm family protein has translation MSKPDSDFQVNRQFLRFKDKDVVISLKNREEDEGKVIALDNYLNTVIETDNGIKFIKGTKIAFIALK, from the coding sequence ATGTCAAAACCAGATAGTGATTTTCAAGTAAATCGGCAGTTTCTGCGGTTTAAAGATAAGGATGTAGTAATAAGTTTAAAAAACAGAGAAGAAGATGAAGGTAAAGTTATAGCATTAGATAACTATCTAAACACTGTTATAGAGACAGATAATGGTATAAAATTCATAAAAGGCACTAAAATTGCATTTATTGCTTTAAAATAA